The Gracilimonas sp. genome includes a region encoding these proteins:
- a CDS encoding class I SAM-dependent methyltransferase, translated as MNKNYTAESYNAQAAQYDERWKGYLVNTHQRLLREFDTDPLDRLLDLSAGTGFLAELLQQREDEFREFILNDLSSKMLEIAQKKLRHVNNISFTGHSADKLGFQSNSFDQVISMNAFHNYPDQVAVFREVHRVLKPGGNFYLLDWNREGLFKVINYWIDKLTNETIQTVTMGEAIEMLTSHHFDVHHKEKWSYRYWNLFLIKGVKQPI; from the coding sequence ATGAATAAAAATTATACAGCAGAAAGTTACAATGCTCAGGCAGCTCAATACGATGAGCGGTGGAAAGGCTACTTAGTGAATACCCATCAAAGATTATTGCGAGAATTCGATACGGATCCATTAGACCGCCTTTTGGATCTTAGTGCAGGCACAGGTTTCTTAGCTGAGCTTCTTCAACAAAGGGAAGATGAATTCAGGGAGTTTATTTTAAATGACCTCTCCTCAAAAATGCTGGAAATAGCCCAAAAGAAGTTAAGGCATGTGAATAATATTAGTTTCACCGGGCATTCTGCTGATAAACTTGGTTTTCAATCAAATTCTTTTGATCAGGTAATTTCGATGAATGCTTTTCATAATTATCCTGATCAGGTTGCTGTGTTTAGGGAAGTGCATCGGGTACTTAAACCCGGAGGTAACTTTTATTTACTGGATTGGAATAGAGAAGGGCTATTCAAGGTCATTAACTACTGGATCGATAAACTAACCAATGAAACCATTCAAACTGTTACTATGGGTGAAGCTATCGAAATGCTCACATCTCATCATTTCGATGTTCACCACAAAGAAAAATGGAGCTATAGATACTGGAATTTATTTCTGATCAAGGGAGTAAAGCAGCCCATCTAA
- a CDS encoding M48 family metalloprotease, whose product MKKLLSSFGVLLFCGVIFSQSALAQVKYTNQTADMREGPAAYHEFLLRLYINNKVELDSSQGYWDRIWFKSTRGWVPSYTLSDTKISDDKLQSDSLQSRMNLMFSQINNEETDAEEELVASPTQVSAAVKGFAEKWRRARDIEYTVDFEKFQIEPASPTEFQNFIGVRERKMNPSQKRRLLYPGAVFVPYTDPAIDQVGYAVASAVAQKGLIRNYQLQRYLDLLSGLIVENSHKPELDFKVFILDSEAVQGYSLPGNYIFVSKGALKQMRSEAELVHFLAHEIAHLVFSHGMVEYKEQEPRVKRESLLDEMRRKLAEDGAEDQATEEERENEQRITDWTDGFYDAANSERLESYEFDADYWGIIYTYLSGYNPNEAIKYLNRIQISETEAITEWTGLSLERRIEAINDQIDDLNLGNGNTSSELFQRLMNSLE is encoded by the coding sequence ATGAAAAAATTACTTTCTTCTTTTGGGGTACTTTTATTTTGCGGAGTTATTTTCAGCCAGTCTGCTTTGGCTCAGGTGAAATACACTAACCAAACAGCCGACATGCGGGAAGGGCCAGCAGCCTATCATGAGTTTTTATTACGGCTGTATATCAACAACAAGGTAGAACTTGATTCTTCGCAGGGCTATTGGGACCGGATTTGGTTTAAAAGCACCAGAGGCTGGGTTCCAAGCTATACACTTTCGGACACAAAAATTAGTGACGACAAACTACAGTCTGATTCTCTTCAAAGTCGGATGAACCTGATGTTCTCCCAAATTAACAATGAGGAAACTGATGCTGAAGAAGAACTTGTAGCCTCACCTACACAAGTATCTGCTGCAGTAAAAGGTTTTGCAGAAAAATGGCGCCGGGCACGCGACATTGAATACACCGTAGACTTCGAAAAATTCCAGATTGAGCCTGCTTCTCCCACTGAATTCCAAAACTTTATTGGTGTGAGAGAACGAAAAATGAATCCATCTCAAAAGAGAAGGCTATTGTATCCGGGTGCGGTTTTTGTACCCTACACCGACCCTGCCATAGATCAGGTTGGTTATGCCGTTGCTAGTGCTGTTGCACAAAAAGGGTTGATCAGAAACTATCAGCTACAGCGCTATCTGGATCTTCTTTCCGGGTTGATTGTAGAGAATAGCCATAAACCCGAACTCGATTTCAAAGTTTTCATCCTGGATTCAGAAGCCGTCCAGGGATATTCTCTGCCCGGAAATTATATCTTTGTTTCAAAGGGGGCTCTAAAACAAATGCGTTCTGAAGCTGAACTGGTTCATTTTCTGGCTCATGAAATCGCTCACCTTGTATTCAGTCATGGAATGGTCGAATATAAAGAACAGGAACCCAGAGTTAAGCGGGAGAGCTTACTGGATGAAATGCGCAGAAAGTTGGCTGAAGATGGAGCAGAAGATCAGGCTACAGAAGAGGAAAGAGAAAATGAACAACGGATCACAGACTGGACGGATGGTTTTTATGATGCAGCCAATTCTGAGCGGTTGGAGTCATATGAGTTTGATGCAGATTATTGGGGCATCATTTACACATACCTCTCCGGATATAATCCTAACGAGGCTATCAAATACCTGAACAGAATCCAGATATCTGAAACTGAAGCAATTACGGAATGGACAGGTCTTTCTCTGGAACGAAGGATTGAAGCCATCAACGACCAGATAGACGACCTTAATCTTGGAAATGGTAATACCAGCAGCGAGTTGTTTCAACGGTTGATGAATTCACTGGAATAA
- the mce gene encoding methylmalonyl-CoA epimerase, producing MHIDHIGIAVKDLKAATETYSKILNASPTKTEVVESEKVETVFFQTGESKVELLGPTANDSVIAKYVEKKGEGLHHVAFEVDDIHAELDRLRKEGFTVLNEKPKDGADNKLVAFVHPKDNHGVLVELCQSKK from the coding sequence ATGCATATTGATCACATTGGCATTGCTGTTAAAGACCTAAAAGCAGCAACTGAAACCTATTCCAAGATTTTAAACGCTTCCCCCACTAAAACTGAAGTTGTTGAAAGTGAAAAGGTAGAAACTGTTTTCTTTCAAACCGGAGAATCTAAAGTTGAACTGCTCGGCCCTACAGCCAATGATTCTGTAATTGCAAAGTATGTAGAGAAAAAAGGGGAAGGACTCCATCACGTGGCTTTTGAAGTTGATGATATCCATGCTGAGCTTGACCGTCTGCGAAAGGAAGGATTTACTGTACTAAACGAAAAGCCTAAAGATGGAGCAGATAATAAACTGGTCGCCTTTGTCCATCCGAAAGATAATCATGGGGTTTTGGTCGAATTATGCCAAAGTAAGAAGTAA
- a CDS encoding GAF domain-containing SpoIIE family protein phosphatase, whose translation MKSTSQSINIDQLNLLMELVGKINSNLELDKLLREIMDSAKIIMDTEASSLFLLSDDNSKLTLTIPTGPATAELSGKSIPANQGLSGWVVQNVEPVIVKDVQKDSRFAGELSVSSSFTTKDLICVPLVNHNGKVIGALQAINKKNPEELTEELIPVFQTLANQAAIAIENAKLQQQRIEKELMDKELEVARTIQSGFWPKEVPNIPNYRIAGCSKPAKSVGGDYYDYIPIPGTNRWGFTVADVTGKGVPASLLMATMRASLRSHVENNNNVGDSINRVNKLIYEDSPIDKFITAVYGELDTETHTFNYVNAGHNNPYLLDVHNHKLTQLEVGGVMLGIMDPVDFKGDSIKLYSGNKLILFSDGIPEARNKEGNFFSDEAFEDWLMEHKSLSPSQMMMNLLKTIDNFSKGQPQSDDITLIIIERVQ comes from the coding sequence ATGAAATCTACATCACAATCTATCAATATTGATCAGCTTAACCTGCTCATGGAGCTGGTTGGAAAGATCAACTCTAACCTGGAGCTTGATAAATTACTTCGGGAGATTATGGATTCTGCTAAAATCATAATGGATACCGAAGCAAGTTCACTTTTCCTTCTTTCCGATGACAATTCTAAGCTCACCTTAACGATTCCAACTGGCCCAGCTACAGCGGAGCTCTCAGGAAAGAGCATCCCCGCAAATCAGGGATTGAGTGGCTGGGTGGTTCAGAATGTTGAACCTGTGATTGTCAAAGATGTGCAAAAAGACTCCAGATTTGCCGGAGAGCTCAGCGTAAGCTCCTCTTTCACCACCAAAGATCTCATTTGTGTGCCCCTCGTTAACCATAATGGAAAAGTAATTGGAGCGCTTCAGGCAATCAACAAGAAAAACCCTGAGGAACTGACTGAAGAATTAATTCCAGTGTTTCAGACTCTTGCCAATCAGGCCGCTATTGCCATTGAAAATGCCAAACTACAGCAACAGCGAATTGAGAAGGAACTCATGGATAAAGAGCTTGAAGTTGCCCGAACCATCCAATCAGGATTCTGGCCAAAGGAAGTTCCAAATATTCCTAATTACCGGATAGCCGGCTGCAGTAAACCAGCCAAAAGTGTTGGCGGAGATTATTACGATTATATTCCCATACCAGGCACCAACCGGTGGGGATTTACAGTAGCTGATGTAACCGGAAAAGGAGTGCCTGCCTCACTGTTAATGGCTACCATGCGTGCATCCCTTCGTTCTCATGTTGAAAACAATAACAACGTAGGGGATTCAATTAATCGGGTTAACAAACTTATCTATGAAGATTCTCCTATCGACAAGTTTATTACTGCTGTTTATGGAGAGCTTGATACAGAAACCCACACCTTCAATTATGTGAATGCAGGGCACAACAATCCTTATTTACTTGATGTACACAATCATAAACTTACTCAGCTCGAAGTTGGCGGAGTAATGCTTGGCATCATGGACCCTGTAGACTTTAAAGGAGACTCGATAAAATTATATTCCGGAAATAAGCTGATTCTTTTTTCCGATGGAATTCCCGAGGCCAGAAATAAGGAAGGGAATTTTTTCTCTGATGAAGCATTTGAAGACTGGCTTATGGAGCATAAATCCCTTTCCCCTTCCCAGATGATGATGAACCTGCTAAAAACAATTGATAATTTTAGTAAAGGTCAGCCCCAAAGTGACGATATAACACTCATCATTATTGAACGTGTTCAATAA